One Vespa velutina chromosome 9, iVesVel2.1, whole genome shotgun sequence DNA segment encodes these proteins:
- the LOC124951666 gene encoding uncharacterized protein LOC124951666, producing the protein MVSLLSRLIANTKTFQDVKLFRSIEKLRYSQSRFNASEKHTICICPEPPTYITRLAMPVDYDNVINFMCRTYFKEEPSIVNIGLSNISPTAFMLKILQENLKNGMTIIAENQLHCIIGAAVNICSCPWEPKKIKEYARCCEEESLVRDLIEFYSYVSLKPDVWNRYCVHKVFECNYVAVDPEYRGMGIAKKLIEESWYLARDCSYRLFRIDCSNIYTAIIAEGFGWTKICTIPYCRYVKNGEMVFQNIQEPNTEIKVYIDHVKFLKAYHLPYKSCKFK; encoded by the exons ATGGTATCGTTGCTTTCAAGATTAATCGCCAATACTAAAACTTTTCAAGATGTCAAACTTTTTCGGAGTATCGAAAAACTTCGATATTCGCAATCTCGTTTTAATGCTTCGGAAAAGCATACAATATGCATTTGTCCC gaACCGCCAACTTATATTACTCGCTTGGCAATGCCTGTTGATTATgacaatgtaataaatttcatgtGCAGGACTTATTTTAAAGAGGAGCCAAGTATTGTAAATATCGGTCTTAGTAATATATCACCAACAGCTTTCATGTTGAAAATCTTGCAAGAGAACCTTAAGAACGGCATGACGATAATCGCAGAAAATCAGCTCCATTGCATAATCGGTGCTGCTGTAAACATTTGTTCATGTCCGTGGgaaccaaaaaaaattaaggaatATGCGAGATGTTGTGAGGAAGAGAGTCTAGTGCGTGATCTGATAGAGTTTTATTCTTATGTATCTCTTAAGCCAGATGTTTGGAATCGTTATTGCGTTCACAAGGTGTTTGAGTGCAACTATGTAGCGGTTGACCCAGAATATCGTGGAATGGGTATAGCCAAGAAGCTCATTGAAGAGAGTTGGTATCTCGCACGAGATTGTAGTTATCGATTGTTCCGTATCGACTGTTCTAACAT ATATACAGCTATAATCGCAGAAGGTTTTGGATGGACTAAAATATGTACGATACCTTACTGTCGATACGTCAAGAATGGTGAAATGGTATTCCAAAATATACAAGAACCTAATACAGAAATTAAAGTTTACATCGATCATGTCAAGTTTCTTAAAGCATATCATCTGCCATATAAAAGTTGTAAGTTCAAGTGA
- the LOC124951665 gene encoding uncharacterized protein LOC124951665 produces MKNVWGLYWYVLCVAIVRVSTYSVNKNNQTQSDLEAFSTDYIIKDLSPVKFLDVDRGLENFDDEPIQRKNVKEPLILEPDAEMLPPNYKGVIPPGVDHMELLLGEPQVMATDSKAIKYMFSNQGVRNEKGRKKTVKFEKSLKGEKEKEKQKKDYAEAAGKKKAHTVIKNNFSGRKDQAFNEKGGSYEIEGNRNKGHNAAGFHNVYHKDEYKKDANFYDNDHQGGQFKKHGRYGEKHDSLERSYKKGLGHDSAFDLAEAKKEGKSKKSRVSEEAQGHVAAQGYDGFFHNLDEFVKKAGLAKD; encoded by the coding sequence ATGAAAAACGTGTGGGGGTTGTACTGGTACGTTCTCTGTGTCGCCATTGTTCGCGTTTCAACATATTCTGTGAATAAAAATAACCAAACACAATCTGATCTTGAAGCTTTTTCTACCGATTATATCATCAAAGATTTGTCACCAGTTAAATTTCTTGATGTGGACAGAGGTCTGGAAAATTTCGATGATGAGCCAatccaaagaaaaaatgtaaaagaaccTTTAATTTTGGAACCAGATGCAGAAATGTTACCACCTAATTACAAAGGTGTTATACCACCTGGCGTTGATCACATGGAACTTCTTCTTGGTGAACCACAAGTAATGGCTACCGATTCGAAGGCTATTAAATACATGTTTTCGAATCAAGGAGTAAGGAATGAGAAGGGTCGTAAGAAAACggttaaatttgaaaagagCTTAAagggtgagaaagaaaaagagaaacagaagaaagatTATGCCGAAGCGGCTGGCAAAAAGAAAGCACATACCGTCATCAAAAACAATTTTAGTGGTCGAAAGGATCAGGCATTCAACGAGAAAGGTGGAAGCTATGAGATTGAAGGTAATCGCAATAAAGGTCACAACGCTGCTGGCTTCCATAATGTTTATCATAAAGACGAATACAAAAAAGATGCCAATTTTTACGACAACGATCATCAAGGTGGACAGTTCAAGAAACACGGAAGATACGGCGAGAAGCACGATTCTCTCGAACGTTCCTACAAGAAGGGCTTAGGTCACGATTCAGCGTTCGACTTGGCTGAAgccaaaaaagaaggaaaatcgaAGAAGTCTCGGGTCAGTGAAGAAGCCCAAGGTCATGTTGCTGCGCAAGGCTACGATGGCTTCTTTCATAACCTTGACGAATTCGTTAAAAAAGCAGGACTTGCTAAGGATTAA
- the LOC124951711 gene encoding sarcoplasmic reticulum histidine-rich calcium-binding protein-like: protein MIAITTILVLISIGFNDGSSTKMEKMTISKTSMADLMSSATGYTYEQGQDYPVTYVHYKYNYGNGHYYDTPLHYGSSVGTAAPVAVSVPQTAGFYEKPVISYAYAGQKPSLYVQQQLPYIKLGNDHVTEQGVYVVSGKPLASYHVPVSNEKVEVEDDNQDHTNEKNKEEDDDEKEEYNNEHKDDDHEDDDDEGDDNDDSGYNDTHETHYSSFPSKGFKHVYLEHPQKNTLKLYDKDQGDFDSSQADAGSYLKTESDKQYSEEKHSSYGEKGDSDHNSYDKFDKGQKKLYDTAENAGHYNLKGGHKKEHTDTSNIYGQHDDLEKGEEGAKHEHSSYHKKGGKTNGFHKVYHKDEYKKNTEFYDESHKDGEVSKHFAFDQHHNAKEGDFKKGSNHDSGFDHWDKMKKDDFYEGHDISHNQGHNSKKGEDSYHKDYSDYLKEYKKEVGKKNGFSKAHNDH, encoded by the exons ATGATTGCGATCACGACGATCCTTGTATTGATCTCGATCGGATTCAACGATGGATCATCAACGAAAATGGAAAAGATGACAATCTCGAAAACGAGTATGGCCGACCTTATGTCTTCTGCTACGGGTTACACGTACGAGCAAGGACAAGACTATCCTGTGACCTATGTACATTACAAGTACAATTATGGGAACGGACATTACTACGATACGCCATTGCATTATGGTAGTAGTGTGGGTACTGCAGCACCTGTTGCTGTATCGGTTCCTCAAACGGCGGGTTTCTACGAAAAGCCTGTAATCTCTTATGCTTACGCAGGACAGAAGCCGAGTCTCTATGTGCAACAGCAATTGCCTTACATAAAGTTGGGTAATGATCATGTGACAGAACAAGGTGTCTACGTTGTTTCAGGGAAACCTTTGGCATCTTATCACGTGCCTGTGAGTAATgaaaaagtagaagtagaagatgaTAATCAAGATCATACCAATGAGAAGaataaggaagaagatgaCGATGAAAAGGAGGAATATAACAATGAACACAAAGACGATGATCATgaagatgatgacgatgagggcgatgataatgacgacagTGGATATAACGATACTCATGAAACTCATTACTCCTCGTTTCCATCGAAAGGATTCAAGCATGTTTATCTAGAGCATCCTCAAAAAAATACtctaaaattatatgataaagaTCAAGGTGATTTTGATAGTTCCCAAGCAGACGCTGGATCTTACCTTAAAACTGAATCAGATAAACAATACTCCGAAGAAAAGCATTCGTCTTACGGCGAAAAGGGTGATAGTGATCATAATAGCTATGACAAGTTTGACAAAGGACAGAAAAAACTTTATGATACGGCCGAGAATGCTG GCCACTACAATCTAAAGGGTGGTCACAAAAAAGAACACACCGATACATCCAATATCTATGGTCAACACGATGACTTGGAGAAGGGTGAAGAAGGTGCCAAGCATGAACACAGTTCGTATCataaaaaaggaggaaagactAATGGTTTCCACAAAGTCTATCATAAagacgaatataaaaagaacacGGAATTTTACGATGAAAGCCACAAAGACGGGGAGGTCAGTAAACACTTTGCCTTCGACCAGCATCATAATGCAAAAGAGGGTGATTTTAAAAAGGGTTCTAATCACGATTCTGGCTTCGATCATTGGgataagatgaagaaagatgATTTCTATGAGGGTCACGACATTAGTCACAATCAAGGACACAATTCCAAAAAGGGCGAAGATTCTTATCATAAAGATTACTCTGattatttgaaagaatataaaaaagaagtaggaaagaaaaatggttTTTCTAAAGCTCACAACgatcattga
- the LOC124951712 gene encoding histidine-rich glycoprotein-like: MRCFALVISIVAISIAHSILVESRKVTIDLSDLEVAASGHHEEKGGGEEHFSDHYSKHGEKGDKGYKGEHHHEKGDKGYHDKEGHSGHYHEDEGHKKHHHHDDGYYAEHHKGEKGEKGHKFHEKGHYGKGHSTKGHHGVHKLDEFKKDKEFFDEHHDSGHHEDHGGHHHEHEHKKGGHFKKGHHDSGHHEDKYGKKGHYEKGHHHHDEKGHKGEGGHDEHYEHHSKHGKKGDHEDHKKWGFKDGH, translated from the coding sequence ATGAGGTGTTTTGCTTTGGTGATTTCTATCGTAGCGATTTCGATCGCTCATTCAATTCTGGTTGAAAGCCGAAAAGTTACGATAGatctgtcggacttggaagtaGCTGCATCTGGTCATCACGAAGAAAAGGGTGGTGGCGAAGAGCATTTTTCCGATCATTATAGCAAACACGGTGAGAAGGGGGACAAAGGATATAAGGGTGAACATCATCACGAAAAGGGTGATAAGGGATACCATGACAAAGAAGGACATTCGGGACACTATCACGAGGATGAAGGACACAAGAAGCATCATCACCACGATGATGGTTACTACGCCGAGCATCATAAAGGTGAAAAGGGCGAAAAGGGCCATAAATTTCATGAGAAAGGCCACTACGGTAAGGGCCATAGTACCAAGGGGCATCACGGAGTTCATAAATTAgatgaatttaaaaaggataaagaattcTTCGACGAACATCATGACTCTGGTCACCACGAGGATCACGGTGGTCATCATCATGAGCATGAGCACAAAAAGGGCGGTCACTTTAAGAAGGGTCATCACGATTCCGGTCATCATGAGGATAAATATGGGAAAAAAGGTCATTACGAGAAGGGACATCATCATCACGATGAAAAGGGTCACAAGGGTGAAGGTGGACACGATGAACATTATGAACATCATTCCAAGCATGGTAAAAAAGGTGATCATGAAGATCACAAGAAATGGGGTTTTAAAGATGGACATTAA
- the LOC124951713 gene encoding histidine-rich glycoprotein-like, translating into MACYVSRICLAFFLFYAIVDFSSAKNAKDERDLEVAASHHHGHHESGGGHEHHGHHHEEHGEKGDKGYKGSHHHEKGDHGHYGKEHHEGHHGEHGGHKKGHHEEDEHHGHHHEHEHGHKGSKFGHSKGHKKGEKTHGYHHKAHKDEYHKEHKFYDDYHKGGHHEKHGSHHGHHGSKEGHHKKGGHHHSGHHEDHHGKKGHHDKGHFDEDHKGHHGKHGHEEHYHHHEDYGKKGEHHGGKSHGFSSGGGHGGGGGGGGGGGGHGGGGGGHGGYHR; encoded by the exons ATGGCTTGCTACGTGTCTCGGATATGTCtggctttctttctcttctatgcGATTGTCGATTTCTCATCGGCAAAGAATGCAAAAGACGAACGAGATCTAGAAGTAGCTGCTAGCCATCACcacg GTCATCACGAATCTGGTGGTGGCCATGAGCACCATGGACACCATCACGAAGAACACggagagaaaggagataaGGGTTACAAGGGTTCTCACCATCACGAGAAAGGCGATCATGGCCATTATGGTAAAGAACATCACGAGGGACATCATGGCGAACATGGTGGACATAAGAAGGGACATCACGAAGAGGACGAACATCACGGCCATCATCACGAGCATGAGCATGGCCACAAGGGCTCCAAATTTGGTCATTCGAAGGGTcacaaaaaaggagaaaaaactCATGGGTATCATCACAAAGCTCATAAAGATGAATATCACAAAGAACATAAGTTCTATGATGATTATCACAAAGGCGGACATCATGAGAAACATGGATCCCATCATGGACATCACGGAAGCAAAGAGGGACATCATAAAAAGGGTGGACATCACCACTCCGGTCATCACGAGGATCATCATGGAAAGAAGGGCCACCACGATAAAGGACACTTTGATGAGGATCACAAGGGACATCATGGAAAACATGGTCATGAGGAACACTATCATCATCACGAAGACTACGGAAAGAAGGGCGAACATCACGGAGGGAAATCTCACGGATTCTCGAGCGGTGGTGGTCACGGaggtggtggcggcggcggcggcggagGTGGTGGTCATGGCGGCGGAGGTGGTGGTCACGGCGGCTACCATCGCTAA
- the LOC124951714 gene encoding histidine-rich glycoprotein-like — protein sequence MIGLRGALITVALFVTLALARDISGLKDLETAASHHHFEKGGGDEHHSGHHNEHGEKGDKGYKSYHHHDKGEKGHHDKEGHSGHYHEDEGHKKHHHHDDGYYGEHHKGEKGEKGHSFHEKGHYGKGHSTKGHHEVKKFDEFKKDKEFHDEHHDSGHHEDHGGHHHEHGHKKGGHFKKGHHDHGHHEDHYGKKGHHEKGHHHHDHKGHKDSGGHDEHYHHDSHYGKKGGHEDHKEWGYKHGH from the coding sequence ATGATCGGTTTACGGGGTGCTCTGATAACAGTGGCCCTTTTTGTCACACTGGCCCTGGCTAGAGATATTAGTGGATTGAAGGATTTAGAAACAGCTGCCAGCCACCATCATTTTGAAAAAGGTGGTGGGGACGAGCATCACTCCGGTCATCATAACGAACATGGtgaaaaaggagataaaggCTACAAAAgttatcatcatcatgataagggagagaaaggacaTCACGACAAAGAGGGACATTCGGGACACTATCACGAAGACGAAGGACACAAGAAGCATCATCATCACGATGATGGATATTACGGAGAACATcacaaaggagaaaaaggcgAAAAGGGCCACAGCTTCCACGAGAAAGGACACTATGGTAAGGGACACAGTACCAAAGGGCATCATGAGGTAAAGAAGTTTGACGAATTTAAGAAGGATAAGGAATTCCACGATGAGCATCACGACTCTGGTCATCACGAAGATCACGGTGGTCATCATCACGAGCATGGTCACAAAAAAGGTGGTCACTTTAAGAAAGGACATCATGATCATGGCCATCATGAAGATCATTATGGTAAAAAGGGCCATCACGAGAAGGGACATCATCATCACGATCATAAAGGTCATAAAGACAGCGGTGGACACGATGAACATTACCATCACGATTCTCATTATGGTAAAAAGGGTGGTCACGAAGATCACAAAGAATGGGGATACAAACACGGCCATTAA
- the LOC124951715 gene encoding histidine-rich glycoprotein-like → MGESVKGSRVHEGTFVDSQRIGERQMEKPNSLSGRTEESKIVGNARSVTEVMIERYLSENRGVRKICHAKDLQAKVLNKYVLPVRDVESHIDLEDDLESAATEHKQQGHHHKVGGGKEHHTDHHEEHGEKGDKGYKSYHHHDKGDHGKHDKEHHAGHHEEDGGHKKSHHDLNEKYGEHHEGEKGHKGGKFGEKKGHKKGHKTKGYHNKFHKDEYHKEHKFYDDYHKGGHHEKHGDFHGHHEKKEGHHKKGEHKHSGYKEDHHGKKGHQDKGHSDEEHKGHHGKQGHEQHHTHHDSYGKKGDHHSGKKYGFNKDHKG, encoded by the exons ATGGGAGAAAGTGTGAAAGGAAGTCGAGTTCATGAAGGCACGTTCGTCGATTCTCAGAGAATCGGAGAACGTCAAATGGAGAAACCGAATAGTCTGAGTGGTCGTACGGAGGAAAGTAAAATCGTCGGAAACGCTCGATCCGTGACGGAAGTAATGATCGAACGATATTTAAGTGAGAACCGTGGAGTTCGA AAGATATGTCACGCGAAAGATTTGCAGGCCAAGgttctaaataaatatgttcttCCAGTAAGGGATGTTGAGAGTCACATAGACCTAGAAGATGATCTAGAAAGTGCTGCAACAGAGCACAAACAGCAAGGACATCATCATAAGGTTGGTGGTGGTAAGGAACATCATACCGATCATCACGAGGAGCATGGTGAAAAGGGTGATAAGGGTTACAAGAgttatcatcatcatgatAAGGGTGATCATGGTAAACACGATAAAGAACATCATGCTGGACATCACGAGGAAGACGGTGGTCACAAGAAAAGTCATCacgatttaaacgaaaaatacgGAGAGCATCACGAGGGAGAAAAGGGTCACAAGGGTGGCAAGTTCGGGGAAAAGAAGGGCCACAAGAAGGGGCACAAGACGAAGGGTTATCACAACAAATTCCATAAAGATGAGTATCACAAAGAGCACAAGTTCTATGATGATTACCATAAGGGTGGCCATCACGAGAAGCACGGTGATTTCCATGGACACcatgagaagaaggaaggtcATCATAAGAAGGGCGAACACAAACATTCGGGATATAAGGAGGATCATCACGGTAAAAAGGGACATCAAGACAAGGGCCACAGCGACGAGGAACATAAAGGACATCATGGCAAGCAAGGGCACGAGCAGCATCACACTCATCATGATTCCTATGGCAAGAAGGGTGATCATCATTCTGGAAAGAAGTATGGTTTTAACAAGGATCATAAAGGTTAA